A genomic segment from Castor canadensis chromosome 1, mCasCan1.hap1v2, whole genome shotgun sequence encodes:
- the Batf2 gene encoding basic leucine zipper transcriptional factor ATF-like 2 isoform X1: protein MQFEASSVWVQNHRFCSLPACPHPQDPEEYQKELKKKQKNRVAAQRSRQKHTDKADALHQQHESLEKHNHTLRKEIQALQAELMWWSRTLHLHESRCPMKCSPCPVPLPTPCRGQAEWLQGQPVPYGQHNCQEHPGLVQNPGSSSPVQQFSPGPQGHDCPGFLSPLPSLPLGSAVVTLPPAQLCSSLVLSALHTGSSLLGHSSKLSAHLPSPPTQGLEHPTKEKLGSSPDNLSAAPGPACPQSWAHKPAFSLSAEWQTLAEDSGPHLPLAFPLLSSAQVHF, encoded by the exons atgcagtttgaggccagttctgTCTGGGTTCAAAATCACAGGTTCTGCAGCCTCCCAGCTTGCCCTCACCCTCAG GACCCAGAGGAGTATCAAAAGGAgctgaagaagaaacagaagaaccGTGTGGCTGCCCAGCGCAGCCGGCAGAAGCACACAGACAAGGCAGATGCCCTGCACCAG CAGCATGAGTCCTTGGAGAAACACAACCACACCCTGCGGAAGGAGATCCAGGCCCTGCAGGCTGAGCTAATGTGGTGGAGCCGGACCCTGCACCTGCATGAGAGCCGGTGCCCCATGAAGTGTTCACCCTGCCCTGTTCCACTGCCCACCCCTTGCAGGGGTCAAGCTGAGTGGCTCCAGGGACAACCTGTCCCCTATGGACAACACAACTGCCAGGAGCACCCAGGCCTGGTCCAGAACCCAGGTTCTTCTTCTCCAGTCCAGCAATTCTCTCCAGGTCCACAGGGTCATGATTGTCCTGGCTTCCTGTCCCCCCTGCCCTCACTGCCCCTTGGCTCTGCTGTGGTGACTTTACCTCCTGCCCAGCTGTGCTCCAGCCTTGTCCTGTCTGCCTTGCACACTGGCTCCAGCCTGCTGGGGCATTCTTCCAAGCTCAGTGCCCACCTACCCAGCCCACCAACCCAAGGGCTGGAGCACCCCACCAAGGAAAAACTGGGGTCCTCCCCTGACAACCTGTCAGCTGCTCCAGGGCCTGCTTGTCCACAGAGCTGGGCACACAAGCCTGCATTCTCACTCTCGGCAGAGTGGCAGACACTGGCTGAAGATTCCGGCCCACACCTTCCCCTGGCCTTCCCACTGCTGTCCTCTGCTCAAGTTCACTTTTAA
- the Batf2 gene encoding basic leucine zipper transcriptional factor ATF-like 2 isoform X7 — MRLCVGGALLTGTHESLEKHNHTLRKEIQALQAELMWWSRTLHLHESRCPMKCSPCPVPLPTPCRGQAEWLQGQPVPYGQHNCQEHPGLVQNPGSSSPVQQFSPGPQGHDCPGFLSPLPSLPLGSAVVTLPPAQLCSSLVLSALHTGSSLLGHSSKLSAHLPSPPTQGLEHPTKEKLGSSPDNLSAAPGPACPQSWAHKPAFSLSAEWQTLAEDSGPHLPLAFPLLSSAQVHF, encoded by the exons ATGCGCCTCTGTGTGGGGGGTGCACTGCTGACTGGAACA CATGAGTCCTTGGAGAAACACAACCACACCCTGCGGAAGGAGATCCAGGCCCTGCAGGCTGAGCTAATGTGGTGGAGCCGGACCCTGCACCTGCATGAGAGCCGGTGCCCCATGAAGTGTTCACCCTGCCCTGTTCCACTGCCCACCCCTTGCAGGGGTCAAGCTGAGTGGCTCCAGGGACAACCTGTCCCCTATGGACAACACAACTGCCAGGAGCACCCAGGCCTGGTCCAGAACCCAGGTTCTTCTTCTCCAGTCCAGCAATTCTCTCCAGGTCCACAGGGTCATGATTGTCCTGGCTTCCTGTCCCCCCTGCCCTCACTGCCCCTTGGCTCTGCTGTGGTGACTTTACCTCCTGCCCAGCTGTGCTCCAGCCTTGTCCTGTCTGCCTTGCACACTGGCTCCAGCCTGCTGGGGCATTCTTCCAAGCTCAGTGCCCACCTACCCAGCCCACCAACCCAAGGGCTGGAGCACCCCACCAAGGAAAAACTGGGGTCCTCCCCTGACAACCTGTCAGCTGCTCCAGGGCCTGCTTGTCCACAGAGCTGGGCACACAAGCCTGCATTCTCACTCTCGGCAGAGTGGCAGACACTGGCTGAAGATTCCGGCCCACACCTTCCCCTGGCCTTCCCACTGCTGTCCTCTGCTCAAGTTCACTTTTAA
- the Batf2 gene encoding basic leucine zipper transcriptional factor ATF-like 2 isoform X5: MRLCVGGALLTGTDPEEYQKELKKKQKNRVAAQRSRQKHTDKADALHQHESLEKHNHTLRKEIQALQAELMWWSRTLHLHESRCPMKCSPCPVPLPTPCRGQAEWLQGQPVPYGQHNCQEHPGLVQNPGSSSPVQQFSPGPQGHDCPGFLSPLPSLPLGSAVVTLPPAQLCSSLVLSALHTGSSLLGHSSKLSAHLPSPPTQGLEHPTKEKLGSSPDNLSAAPGPACPQSWAHKPAFSLSAEWQTLAEDSGPHLPLAFPLLSSAQVHF; the protein is encoded by the exons ATGCGCCTCTGTGTGGGGGGTGCACTGCTGACTGGAACA GACCCAGAGGAGTATCAAAAGGAgctgaagaagaaacagaagaaccGTGTGGCTGCCCAGCGCAGCCGGCAGAAGCACACAGACAAGGCAGATGCCCTGCACCAG CATGAGTCCTTGGAGAAACACAACCACACCCTGCGGAAGGAGATCCAGGCCCTGCAGGCTGAGCTAATGTGGTGGAGCCGGACCCTGCACCTGCATGAGAGCCGGTGCCCCATGAAGTGTTCACCCTGCCCTGTTCCACTGCCCACCCCTTGCAGGGGTCAAGCTGAGTGGCTCCAGGGACAACCTGTCCCCTATGGACAACACAACTGCCAGGAGCACCCAGGCCTGGTCCAGAACCCAGGTTCTTCTTCTCCAGTCCAGCAATTCTCTCCAGGTCCACAGGGTCATGATTGTCCTGGCTTCCTGTCCCCCCTGCCCTCACTGCCCCTTGGCTCTGCTGTGGTGACTTTACCTCCTGCCCAGCTGTGCTCCAGCCTTGTCCTGTCTGCCTTGCACACTGGCTCCAGCCTGCTGGGGCATTCTTCCAAGCTCAGTGCCCACCTACCCAGCCCACCAACCCAAGGGCTGGAGCACCCCACCAAGGAAAAACTGGGGTCCTCCCCTGACAACCTGTCAGCTGCTCCAGGGCCTGCTTGTCCACAGAGCTGGGCACACAAGCCTGCATTCTCACTCTCGGCAGAGTGGCAGACACTGGCTGAAGATTCCGGCCCACACCTTCCCCTGGCCTTCCCACTGCTGTCCTCTGCTCAAGTTCACTTTTAA
- the Batf2 gene encoding basic leucine zipper transcriptional factor ATF-like 2 isoform X2 — protein sequence MQFEASSVWVQNHRFCSLPACPHPQDPEEYQKELKKKQKNRVAAQRSRQKHTDKADALHQHESLEKHNHTLRKEIQALQAELMWWSRTLHLHESRCPMKCSPCPVPLPTPCRGQAEWLQGQPVPYGQHNCQEHPGLVQNPGSSSPVQQFSPGPQGHDCPGFLSPLPSLPLGSAVVTLPPAQLCSSLVLSALHTGSSLLGHSSKLSAHLPSPPTQGLEHPTKEKLGSSPDNLSAAPGPACPQSWAHKPAFSLSAEWQTLAEDSGPHLPLAFPLLSSAQVHF from the exons atgcagtttgaggccagttctgTCTGGGTTCAAAATCACAGGTTCTGCAGCCTCCCAGCTTGCCCTCACCCTCAG GACCCAGAGGAGTATCAAAAGGAgctgaagaagaaacagaagaaccGTGTGGCTGCCCAGCGCAGCCGGCAGAAGCACACAGACAAGGCAGATGCCCTGCACCAG CATGAGTCCTTGGAGAAACACAACCACACCCTGCGGAAGGAGATCCAGGCCCTGCAGGCTGAGCTAATGTGGTGGAGCCGGACCCTGCACCTGCATGAGAGCCGGTGCCCCATGAAGTGTTCACCCTGCCCTGTTCCACTGCCCACCCCTTGCAGGGGTCAAGCTGAGTGGCTCCAGGGACAACCTGTCCCCTATGGACAACACAACTGCCAGGAGCACCCAGGCCTGGTCCAGAACCCAGGTTCTTCTTCTCCAGTCCAGCAATTCTCTCCAGGTCCACAGGGTCATGATTGTCCTGGCTTCCTGTCCCCCCTGCCCTCACTGCCCCTTGGCTCTGCTGTGGTGACTTTACCTCCTGCCCAGCTGTGCTCCAGCCTTGTCCTGTCTGCCTTGCACACTGGCTCCAGCCTGCTGGGGCATTCTTCCAAGCTCAGTGCCCACCTACCCAGCCCACCAACCCAAGGGCTGGAGCACCCCACCAAGGAAAAACTGGGGTCCTCCCCTGACAACCTGTCAGCTGCTCCAGGGCCTGCTTGTCCACAGAGCTGGGCACACAAGCCTGCATTCTCACTCTCGGCAGAGTGGCAGACACTGGCTGAAGATTCCGGCCCACACCTTCCCCTGGCCTTCCCACTGCTGTCCTCTGCTCAAGTTCACTTTTAA
- the Batf2 gene encoding basic leucine zipper transcriptional factor ATF-like 2 isoform X3 → MRLCVGGALLTGTQDPEEYQKELKKKQKNRVAAQRSRQKHTDKADALHQQHESLEKHNHTLRKEIQALQAELMWWSRTLHLHESRCPMKCSPCPVPLPTPCRGQAEWLQGQPVPYGQHNCQEHPGLVQNPGSSSPVQQFSPGPQGHDCPGFLSPLPSLPLGSAVVTLPPAQLCSSLVLSALHTGSSLLGHSSKLSAHLPSPPTQGLEHPTKEKLGSSPDNLSAAPGPACPQSWAHKPAFSLSAEWQTLAEDSGPHLPLAFPLLSSAQVHF, encoded by the exons ATGCGCCTCTGTGTGGGGGGTGCACTGCTGACTGGAACA CAGGACCCAGAGGAGTATCAAAAGGAgctgaagaagaaacagaagaaccGTGTGGCTGCCCAGCGCAGCCGGCAGAAGCACACAGACAAGGCAGATGCCCTGCACCAG CAGCATGAGTCCTTGGAGAAACACAACCACACCCTGCGGAAGGAGATCCAGGCCCTGCAGGCTGAGCTAATGTGGTGGAGCCGGACCCTGCACCTGCATGAGAGCCGGTGCCCCATGAAGTGTTCACCCTGCCCTGTTCCACTGCCCACCCCTTGCAGGGGTCAAGCTGAGTGGCTCCAGGGACAACCTGTCCCCTATGGACAACACAACTGCCAGGAGCACCCAGGCCTGGTCCAGAACCCAGGTTCTTCTTCTCCAGTCCAGCAATTCTCTCCAGGTCCACAGGGTCATGATTGTCCTGGCTTCCTGTCCCCCCTGCCCTCACTGCCCCTTGGCTCTGCTGTGGTGACTTTACCTCCTGCCCAGCTGTGCTCCAGCCTTGTCCTGTCTGCCTTGCACACTGGCTCCAGCCTGCTGGGGCATTCTTCCAAGCTCAGTGCCCACCTACCCAGCCCACCAACCCAAGGGCTGGAGCACCCCACCAAGGAAAAACTGGGGTCCTCCCCTGACAACCTGTCAGCTGCTCCAGGGCCTGCTTGTCCACAGAGCTGGGCACACAAGCCTGCATTCTCACTCTCGGCAGAGTGGCAGACACTGGCTGAAGATTCCGGCCCACACCTTCCCCTGGCCTTCCCACTGCTGTCCTCTGCTCAAGTTCACTTTTAA
- the Batf2 gene encoding basic leucine zipper transcriptional factor ATF-like 2 isoform X6 has protein sequence MRLCVGGALLTGTQHESLEKHNHTLRKEIQALQAELMWWSRTLHLHESRCPMKCSPCPVPLPTPCRGQAEWLQGQPVPYGQHNCQEHPGLVQNPGSSSPVQQFSPGPQGHDCPGFLSPLPSLPLGSAVVTLPPAQLCSSLVLSALHTGSSLLGHSSKLSAHLPSPPTQGLEHPTKEKLGSSPDNLSAAPGPACPQSWAHKPAFSLSAEWQTLAEDSGPHLPLAFPLLSSAQVHF, from the exons ATGCGCCTCTGTGTGGGGGGTGCACTGCTGACTGGAACA CAGCATGAGTCCTTGGAGAAACACAACCACACCCTGCGGAAGGAGATCCAGGCCCTGCAGGCTGAGCTAATGTGGTGGAGCCGGACCCTGCACCTGCATGAGAGCCGGTGCCCCATGAAGTGTTCACCCTGCCCTGTTCCACTGCCCACCCCTTGCAGGGGTCAAGCTGAGTGGCTCCAGGGACAACCTGTCCCCTATGGACAACACAACTGCCAGGAGCACCCAGGCCTGGTCCAGAACCCAGGTTCTTCTTCTCCAGTCCAGCAATTCTCTCCAGGTCCACAGGGTCATGATTGTCCTGGCTTCCTGTCCCCCCTGCCCTCACTGCCCCTTGGCTCTGCTGTGGTGACTTTACCTCCTGCCCAGCTGTGCTCCAGCCTTGTCCTGTCTGCCTTGCACACTGGCTCCAGCCTGCTGGGGCATTCTTCCAAGCTCAGTGCCCACCTACCCAGCCCACCAACCCAAGGGCTGGAGCACCCCACCAAGGAAAAACTGGGGTCCTCCCCTGACAACCTGTCAGCTGCTCCAGGGCCTGCTTGTCCACAGAGCTGGGCACACAAGCCTGCATTCTCACTCTCGGCAGAGTGGCAGACACTGGCTGAAGATTCCGGCCCACACCTTCCCCTGGCCTTCCCACTGCTGTCCTCTGCTCAAGTTCACTTTTAA
- the Batf2 gene encoding basic leucine zipper transcriptional factor ATF-like 2 isoform X4, with the protein MRLCVGGALLTGTDPEEYQKELKKKQKNRVAAQRSRQKHTDKADALHQQHESLEKHNHTLRKEIQALQAELMWWSRTLHLHESRCPMKCSPCPVPLPTPCRGQAEWLQGQPVPYGQHNCQEHPGLVQNPGSSSPVQQFSPGPQGHDCPGFLSPLPSLPLGSAVVTLPPAQLCSSLVLSALHTGSSLLGHSSKLSAHLPSPPTQGLEHPTKEKLGSSPDNLSAAPGPACPQSWAHKPAFSLSAEWQTLAEDSGPHLPLAFPLLSSAQVHF; encoded by the exons ATGCGCCTCTGTGTGGGGGGTGCACTGCTGACTGGAACA GACCCAGAGGAGTATCAAAAGGAgctgaagaagaaacagaagaaccGTGTGGCTGCCCAGCGCAGCCGGCAGAAGCACACAGACAAGGCAGATGCCCTGCACCAG CAGCATGAGTCCTTGGAGAAACACAACCACACCCTGCGGAAGGAGATCCAGGCCCTGCAGGCTGAGCTAATGTGGTGGAGCCGGACCCTGCACCTGCATGAGAGCCGGTGCCCCATGAAGTGTTCACCCTGCCCTGTTCCACTGCCCACCCCTTGCAGGGGTCAAGCTGAGTGGCTCCAGGGACAACCTGTCCCCTATGGACAACACAACTGCCAGGAGCACCCAGGCCTGGTCCAGAACCCAGGTTCTTCTTCTCCAGTCCAGCAATTCTCTCCAGGTCCACAGGGTCATGATTGTCCTGGCTTCCTGTCCCCCCTGCCCTCACTGCCCCTTGGCTCTGCTGTGGTGACTTTACCTCCTGCCCAGCTGTGCTCCAGCCTTGTCCTGTCTGCCTTGCACACTGGCTCCAGCCTGCTGGGGCATTCTTCCAAGCTCAGTGCCCACCTACCCAGCCCACCAACCCAAGGGCTGGAGCACCCCACCAAGGAAAAACTGGGGTCCTCCCCTGACAACCTGTCAGCTGCTCCAGGGCCTGCTTGTCCACAGAGCTGGGCACACAAGCCTGCATTCTCACTCTCGGCAGAGTGGCAGACACTGGCTGAAGATTCCGGCCCACACCTTCCCCTGGCCTTCCCACTGCTGTCCTCTGCTCAAGTTCACTTTTAA